The proteins below are encoded in one region of Qipengyuania sp. HL-TH1:
- the nirD gene encoding nitrite reductase small subunit NirD has translation MTWTDIGAVADIPLRGARRVKTAKGCIALFRTGEEEVFATSNTCAHKQGPLAEGIVHGRKVTCPLHSWTYSLETGEAQGADEGTIATYPVKIEAGRVLLDVSALAEKAAA, from the coding sequence ATGACCTGGACCGATATCGGAGCCGTGGCCGACATACCCCTGCGCGGTGCGCGCCGGGTGAAAACGGCGAAGGGCTGCATCGCCTTATTCCGCACCGGCGAGGAAGAAGTCTTCGCGACCTCCAACACCTGCGCGCACAAGCAGGGCCCGCTGGCCGAGGGCATCGTGCATGGCCGCAAGGTCACCTGCCCGCTGCACAGCTGGACGTATTCGCTCGAAACCGGCGAGGCGCAGGGCGCGGACGAAGGCACGATTGCGACCTATCCGGTGAAGATCGAAGCGGGGCGCGTGCTGCTGGATGTGAGCGCGCTGGCAGAAAAAGCGGCGGCATGA
- a CDS encoding nitrate reductase: protein MMQHVEAGEVRSTCPYCGVGCGVLLKPDGTGGLAVRGDPDHPNNRGRLCSKGSALGETVGLADRQLTPQIGGQDTDWEEALNLVAAEFLRVREEYGPDATAFYVSGQLLTEDYYVANKLMKGFIGSANIDTNSRLCMASSVAGHKRAFGTDTVPGVYEDLEEADLVVLVGSNLAWCHPVLYQRIAAARAARPQLKLVVIDPRRTATCAEADLHLPLAIGSDVALFNGLLAEISRRGAVDTDYVAAHTSGLKEALKAARGDDPDATGLDEDELAAFYDLWIGTDKTVTVYSQGVNQSSAGTDKVNAIINCHLATGRIGRPGTGPFSVTGQPNAMGGREVGGLANMLACHMELKDERHRKAVQQFWNATALPRENGMKAVEMFDAVADGRVKALWIVHSNPAVTMPDADRVRRAIADCPFVVVSDITLRTDTARLADVFLPAAAWAEKSGTVTNSDRTISRQRAALAAPGDVKPDWAIMAEVGRRMGWKEAFAWDGPAQIFDEYAQLSAIAGKFGLDFDISSMSGKDAAAYDQMAPLRWPQSPDQKGGRFFADGQFFHADKRARIVPVRHRAPKAALSRKLPFRLNTGRLRDQWHTMTRTALSPRLSAHLPEPFVDMRPEDAARLHLKPADMVRLSNACGSAILRLRESTEVQPGTLFAPMHWTGENAPASRIDVLVPSVTDPLSGQPESKAASVRAERFAAGWYGFAIAQDRFSPTCEYWAMARTSAGWRAELAGKERPTDPESWARALFAFPDAPAQVMVDEARGSFRMAFFEDETLLAAIYLGRQPVSLMRDFLVGLPGSDAVWALAGQSRGDMPDPGPVVCSCFSIGRNTIRRAIESEGLTSVEQIGAATSAGTNCGSCKAELGQILAAMVSTEPAE from the coding sequence ATGATGCAGCATGTCGAAGCCGGCGAGGTTCGATCGACCTGCCCTTATTGCGGGGTCGGTTGCGGCGTCCTGCTGAAGCCCGATGGCACGGGCGGTCTGGCGGTGCGGGGCGATCCCGATCACCCGAACAATCGCGGGCGCCTGTGTTCCAAGGGATCGGCGCTGGGCGAGACGGTGGGTCTCGCGGATCGCCAGCTTACCCCGCAGATCGGGGGACAGGATACCGATTGGGAAGAGGCGCTGAACCTCGTCGCCGCCGAATTCCTGCGCGTGCGCGAGGAATACGGCCCCGATGCGACGGCGTTCTACGTCTCGGGCCAATTGCTCACCGAGGACTACTACGTCGCCAACAAGTTGATGAAAGGCTTCATCGGCAGCGCCAATATCGACACCAATTCCCGGCTGTGCATGGCGTCCTCCGTCGCGGGACATAAACGCGCTTTCGGGACGGACACCGTGCCGGGCGTCTACGAGGATCTGGAAGAGGCAGATCTTGTAGTGCTGGTCGGATCCAATCTGGCATGGTGTCACCCGGTTCTCTACCAGCGTATCGCCGCTGCCCGTGCCGCGCGACCGCAGCTGAAGCTGGTCGTCATCGATCCGCGCCGCACGGCGACCTGCGCGGAGGCCGACCTCCACCTGCCGCTGGCGATCGGTAGCGATGTCGCGCTGTTCAACGGCTTGCTGGCCGAAATCAGTCGGCGCGGCGCGGTCGATACGGACTATGTCGCGGCTCATACCAGCGGGCTGAAAGAAGCTCTGAAGGCTGCCCGAGGAGACGATCCGGATGCGACCGGCCTCGACGAGGATGAGCTCGCCGCGTTTTACGATCTGTGGATCGGCACGGACAAGACCGTCACCGTCTACAGCCAGGGGGTGAATCAGTCTTCCGCCGGGACGGACAAGGTCAATGCGATCATCAACTGCCATCTCGCAACCGGGAGGATCGGCAGGCCTGGCACGGGGCCGTTTTCCGTGACCGGTCAGCCCAATGCGATGGGCGGGCGCGAGGTCGGCGGGCTAGCAAATATGCTTGCCTGCCACATGGAGCTGAAGGACGAACGGCATCGCAAGGCGGTGCAGCAATTCTGGAACGCTACGGCCCTGCCGCGCGAGAACGGCATGAAGGCGGTGGAGATGTTCGATGCGGTGGCCGATGGCCGCGTCAAGGCGCTGTGGATCGTCCACTCGAACCCCGCCGTGACGATGCCCGATGCGGACCGTGTACGCCGCGCGATTGCCGACTGTCCTTTCGTGGTCGTCTCCGACATAACGCTGCGCACCGATACGGCGCGGCTGGCCGATGTCTTCTTGCCCGCCGCTGCATGGGCAGAGAAGTCTGGCACGGTCACCAATTCGGACCGCACGATCAGTCGTCAGCGCGCCGCCTTGGCCGCACCCGGCGATGTGAAACCTGACTGGGCGATCATGGCGGAGGTAGGGCGGCGCATGGGCTGGAAAGAGGCCTTCGCATGGGACGGGCCCGCGCAGATTTTCGACGAATATGCGCAGCTTTCGGCCATTGCGGGGAAATTCGGGCTGGACTTCGATATATCGAGCATGAGCGGCAAGGACGCTGCGGCCTACGACCAGATGGCTCCGCTACGCTGGCCGCAATCGCCTGATCAAAAAGGTGGTCGCTTCTTCGCAGACGGTCAGTTCTTCCACGCCGACAAGCGCGCGCGGATAGTGCCCGTGAGACACCGCGCGCCTAAGGCCGCGCTGAGCCGCAAGCTGCCCTTCCGCCTCAACACCGGGCGGCTGCGCGACCAATGGCACACGATGACGCGCACCGCGCTCTCGCCGCGCCTTTCCGCCCATCTGCCCGAACCCTTCGTCGATATGCGTCCCGAAGATGCCGCGCGGCTGCACTTGAAGCCCGCCGATATGGTGCGGCTGAGCAATGCATGCGGCAGCGCAATCCTGCGGCTGCGCGAAAGCACCGAAGTGCAGCCCGGCACGCTGTTCGCGCCGATGCACTGGACTGGCGAGAACGCCCCAGCATCGCGGATCGACGTGCTTGTCCCTTCCGTTACCGATCCGCTGTCCGGCCAGCCGGAGAGCAAGGCGGCATCGGTCCGGGCGGAGCGGTTTGCAGCCGGCTGGTATGGCTTTGCCATAGCGCAGGACCGCTTTTCTCCGACCTGCGAATATTGGGCGATGGCGCGCACCAGTGCCGGCTGGCGGGCGGAGCTGGCTGGGAAGGAGCGGCCCACCGACCCGGAAAGCTGGGCGCGCGCGCTGTTCGCCTTTCCCGATGCGCCTGCCCAGGTGATGGTGGACGAAGCTCGCGGCAGCTTTCGCATGGCGTTTTTCGAAGACGAGACTCTGCTCGCCGCGATTTACCTTGGCCGACAGCCCGTGTCGCTGATGCGCGACTTCCTTGTCGGCCTGCCGGGTAGCGATGCGGTATGGGCGCTTGCCGGGCAGTCGCGCGGGGACATGCCCGATCCCGGCCCGGTGGTGTGTTCGTGCTTTTCCATCGGTCGCAACACCATCCGCCGCGCGATCGAGAGCGAGGGGCTCACCAGTGTCGAACAGATCGGCGCGGCAACCTCTGCGGGGACAAATTGCGGGTCGTGCAAGGCGGAGCTTGGCCAGATCCTCGCCGCGATGGTCTCAACCGAGCCGGCCGAATAG